The following are from one region of the Microbacterium sp. BK668 genome:
- a CDS encoding GAF domain-containing protein: protein MSSAWSIRREPSPENSRLLIERAHEELVAGNAADVRLDDVRPLVRESWRRSLEHLVGAESLPPLDLASPQLDRYRREHPLAGVIDMIRGLLVPGDPDDAGVVVVVGDAAGRLLWVEGDRRVRALTGDMGFVPGAKWSEDAVGTSAPGTAIALDRSVQIRGAEHFNRLVQPWSCTAAPVHDPETRRILGVIDVTGGDQVVTPQAQLLVDATARAVEGELLLARLRARDAAPPRRARRRPEAARTTLRVLGRDRALLEVSGDGVETVSELGLRHAELLLMLATHRQGLSAERLAELVYGDAEAAVTLRAEVVRLRKALERAAPHLRLESRPYRFPTSVETDAHQVLGLLDRGAHRVALAAYRGEVLPDSTAPGVEDFRDSVRTTLREALLAAASVDVLLAFADTTAGADDEEVLRLCLSLLPARSPKRAGLVARIERLEKISTNP from the coding sequence ATGAGTTCGGCGTGGTCGATCAGGCGCGAGCCCTCTCCCGAGAACTCGCGGCTCCTCATCGAGCGCGCCCATGAGGAGCTCGTCGCGGGGAACGCCGCCGACGTGCGGCTCGACGACGTGCGGCCCCTCGTGCGCGAGTCATGGCGGCGGTCCCTCGAGCACCTCGTCGGTGCCGAATCGCTTCCGCCCCTCGACCTCGCCTCCCCTCAGCTCGACCGATATCGGCGGGAGCACCCGCTGGCGGGGGTCATCGACATGATCCGCGGCCTCCTCGTCCCCGGCGACCCTGACGACGCGGGGGTCGTCGTCGTGGTCGGGGATGCGGCCGGCCGGCTGCTGTGGGTGGAGGGCGACCGCCGCGTCCGCGCCCTGACGGGCGACATGGGATTCGTACCGGGGGCGAAGTGGTCGGAGGATGCCGTCGGCACGTCGGCGCCGGGCACCGCGATCGCCCTCGACCGTTCCGTGCAGATCCGCGGCGCCGAGCACTTCAACCGGCTCGTGCAGCCCTGGTCGTGCACGGCAGCGCCCGTCCACGACCCCGAGACCCGCCGGATCCTCGGCGTCATCGACGTCACCGGCGGCGACCAGGTCGTCACGCCCCAGGCGCAGCTGCTCGTGGATGCCACGGCCCGCGCCGTCGAGGGGGAGCTCCTCCTCGCCCGGCTGCGCGCACGGGATGCGGCGCCGCCCCGGCGCGCGAGGCGCCGGCCGGAGGCGGCGCGGACGACCCTCCGGGTGCTGGGTCGCGATCGGGCGCTGCTCGAGGTGTCTGGCGACGGCGTAGAGACCGTGTCGGAGCTCGGGCTGCGCCACGCCGAGCTGCTGCTCATGCTCGCCACCCACCGGCAGGGCCTCTCGGCGGAGCGGCTGGCGGAGCTCGTGTACGGGGATGCCGAGGCCGCTGTCACGCTTCGCGCCGAGGTCGTGCGCTTGCGCAAGGCGCTCGAGCGGGCCGCACCGCACCTCCGGCTCGAGTCGCGGCCGTACCGCTTCCCCACATCCGTCGAGACGGATGCGCACCAGGTGCTCGGCCTGCTCGACCGCGGCGCCCACCGGGTGGCCCTGGCCGCCTACCGCGGGGAGGTGCTGCCGGACTCCACTGCTCCGGGCGTCGAGGACTTCCGCGACAGCGTCCGCACGACATTGCGGGAGGCCCTGCTGGCCGCGGCATCCGTCGACGTACTGCTGGCCTTCGCGGACACGACCGCCGGAGCCGACGATGAGGAAGTGCTGCGCCTGTGCCTCTCCCTCCTTCCCGCCCGCTCTCCCAAGCGCGCGGGATTGGTGGCCCGTATCGAGCGCCTCGAGAAGATCTCGACGAATCCCTAG